One genomic region from Ptychodera flava strain L36383 chromosome 5, AS_Pfla_20210202, whole genome shotgun sequence encodes:
- the LOC139132654 gene encoding bone morphogenetic protein 1-like, producing MMYIAAYTHRNQLEYVLGYPVQTYKVASPPYQIPEPMKCGGEYSVKNDSFLQIISPNYPDRYDNLESCESFVSASLGKVIAVHIHDFSTEPWFDYLDIGEGSNNSDSSSRIHHLSGIIEPWEYWNLQTNELWLTFITDGFIRLRGFMIELEEINEGQEGYEKHWVGNQERCYKFVSDPKPWDEGREDCLATENGDLVIINDQVEVDYVSGGMNTNKYWIADTTTPQPPLMTTPGPPLTTPVYPTTPTLICGGHYLLSSVGVIQVESPNYCCVSGLLKP from the exons ATGATGTACATTGCTGCATACACCCACAGGAATCAGCTGGAGTATGTGTTAGGATATCCAGTACAAACCTACAAAG TGGCAAGCCCTCCCTATCAAATACCTGAACCTATGAAGTGTGGCGGCGAATACTCTGTAAAGAATGACTCCTTTCTACAAATCATCTCACCAAACTATCCAGATAGATATGACAATCTTGAG AGCTGTGAATCGTTTGTGAGTGCATCTTTAGGCAAGGTGATCGCAGTCCACATCCATGACTTCAGCACAGAGCCTTGGTTTGACTATCTGGACATAGGGGAAGGCTCCAACAACTCAGATTCCAGCTCCAGAATACACCATCTGTCCGGAATCATCGAGCCATGGGAGTACTGGAATTTACAGACCAATGAGCTCTGGCTTACATTTATCACAGATGGATTCATAAGGTTGAGAGGTTTTATGATTGAGTTGGAAGAGATCAATGAAG GTCAAGAAGGCTATGAAAAACACTGGGTTGGAAATCAAGAAAGATGTTACAAGTTTGTCAGTGATCCCAAACCCTGGGATGAAGGCAGGGAAGATTGTTTGGCAACTGAGAATGGTGATCTTGTCATCATCAATGATCAAGTGGAAGTGGACTACGTCAGTGGAGGAATGAACACCAACAAGTATTGGATAG CTGATACAACTACACCTCAGCCACCATTGATGACAACTCCAGGCCCACCACTCACGACGCCAGTTTACCCAACCACACCGACACTTATCTGTGGTGGACACTATCTTTTGTCATCTGTTGGAGTTATCCAAGTTGAATCTCCAAACTATTGTTGTGTGAGCGGACTTTTGAAACCGTAG
- the LOC139132434 gene encoding embryonic protein UVS.2-like, whose translation MIINFTFHVFDLEDGYDYLYISDANSEDDAALVELIGDELPKAQIINTYNSLVQFTTDLSRNGQEFYLTYEDYDDELLIAKPCGGAFFTKPDTRLVIQFPNYPSDYYNNDCCVWNVTASSPDTQL comes from the exons ATGATCATCAACTTTACCTTCCATGTCTTTGACCTGGAGGATGGCTATGATTACCTCTACATCAGTGATGCTAATTCAGAAGATGATGCAGCCCTTGTG GAGTTGATTGGTGATGAGTTGCCTAAAGCACAGATTATTAACACCTACAATTCCTTGGTGCAGTTCACCACAGATTTGTCCAGAAATGGCCAAGAATTCTACCTGACTTATGAGGATTATGATGATG AATTATTGATCGCAAAGCCCTGTGGAGGTGCCTTCTTTACCAAACCTGACACCAGATTGGTGATTCAGTTTCCCAACTATCCATCAGACTACTACAACAATGATTGCTGTGTGTGGAACGTCACAGCATCATCTCCAGACACTCAGCTGTAG